Part of the Quercus robur chromosome 5, dhQueRobu3.1, whole genome shotgun sequence genome, AACAATTAATCTCCCACTGGTTAACAGAAAATTTCCACAAAGTCTCATTTGAATTGCATCTTCAACTGAATATTTTCAAGGAAATACACTGTAAGTCATAATGTGTTCCTATAAAAAGAGAATTTAGGGAAAATAAGAGCAGTTTTTTTACCCCCAACTTCCAGTTACATATCTTTAAccaatttacaaattgattTCTCCACATTATCTAAAAGGTGAAAAGAAATGGCAATCATCAGATGATCTGAACCATTTTGGATTAGTAAACGGAAGGTTTCCcaagaaagaaatattattgAGGGATAATTCAATTCAAATATTCTTGATTATATGTTAGCAGCAAAGTCCTTCCAATGACTTTTCTATATATACctaatgaaattttgaattatttttcaaaaaaaaaacctacttgtTGAAAATGTCCTCCTATATATTAATAGGGACCTAAACTATGAAAATCTGAATTCTCAAACTCAGCAGAGATGCCACTGCTGACAAATGGCTATAGACAATAGTCTAGAAAAGCTTTTAAAGAGTCAAAATGTTTTACCACCAAAGTGGGAGTTCTATCTGCTTCAGGCATCACACGAGACATAGTAGATGCTTGATCTTCAATACTATtaaatctttctcttttttcaaacCTCTCAACCAGAGAGCGGGTCCTTCCTTGTACAACTGCAACTGCCAAATGAAATTCTTTACAGAGTCAAGATCCATCCCACTTGTATATTCCATAAAATAAAGCAGTTGGTAAGCAATGGCAAACCTCCATTGACCATTTTAACAGGGCTTATCCCTTTGCTGCAATTAAGGGATTCATCACCTGAAACATAACATGAAAGCTACTTATTTCCATCAACGGAGAATAAAGCTATATCATAGATCATCAACAAAACCACTACTAATTAAGGAATAGTAACTGTTGTTCATCAGCTAACCTGATATTGAGGCAAAAGAAAAAGGTACTGAAGGGGCAAGCATTAAAAGAGATACCATAGGATttacaatttatgattttggAGGAAAACAGTAACAGAATGGCCCATACACCTCTTGTACAGTACTAGGTTTGAACTAAAAGACAGGTTCTAATTCTGGTGTTGGCAAAATATATGATCAAAGACTCAAATGTTTTAGAAATAcgggaaaattttgaaagtcaGCTGAAAGCAGCATGCTTTACATTATGTAATATTAGAAAATTGGGTGGAATTAGATATTGTTCCCAGAGCCGGCTTGATGAgtttgggggcctaaggcgaaaactAAATTGaggcattttatatatttaaataaattttttttaaatttttttttttaatattacttaaactctATTATCTTGTGttagatacaaaattactaataaaCATGAACTacatataattgttttttgagaaagtctatatatacaaaaaatttgacaaaactttttacacttgttgatgtggcaattgatagtgataagtaaaaaaatgatattaaaaatgGATTTAGATTTGAACTAATAAAAGTTTGCCAACTCAAGTGTggttaaaaatgttgtgaaattttttgtatattgctcttgtttttttccccatttttcaAGAAGTGCttcattcataacattttcattcATAACATTTTGACAACAAATCCAAAATgttaagttgttactggttctaatttgaacccaacactaaaattatttttttttcccaccaatAATAgctagtaacaacttgccacttaagaAGCGTTTAATTCGCCGTGGTGTTACATTACACCGCaatattacattattgtaattttacATTAAGGTAATCTCAATATAAGAATACAACATTACATTGTTTAAGAAGGTGATGAAATTAAGATGattgatatattttgtatttatagaTTATggtaatattagaaaaaataaaatatatcaaaaaccTTAATGTCACTTTATCGTAATGTGCATCACATCAAGAATACATCATAgcgaaccaaactcacccttaggatttgttgtgaaagtattgtgaaaaatgttgcgGACATAacatctctctcttcttttttcttgtttttcatttgataaaaaatattattttattaatcgGCTAATATTTGGACTTAATTGATACTATTACAATGAAAGAAAtaaccctattggttaaaatttgggggcttttttttttttaacttggaGACCTCTTGCAACCGCCTCATTTTGCCAATACTAGAGCCGGTATAGAGCCGGCCTTGATTGTACCGAATGGCTATACAAGAAAACAATAAGTAAAAATGACTACATCTATTAGAAAGTAATAGTTGCAAAAACTGTGACAGTAGTTTCATAATATGCGTAGAAGACAAATTCTTTGTATACATAAGAGTGATTGATTACATTTAATGTGTTGCAAGACATTTAATGCTAACTAAATGCAGTCTGACAAAGCAAAATGATACAAAACTTCAGTTGAGTGCCCCAAGATTTTTGAGTTAAGGCTTCAATGGGTAAATGGAGATCATCAGCTAGCAAACACATTAATGGGAAAATTTGTGTGGATAGAAAGTAGATGGGCTAGaggaataaaatataaacaggACAAATCAAtgacaaaatatatttatatttcatttgtAAACAGATGGCACTATAGTACAAGAACTTACAGCTTTCCTGATTAGACGGTGTTCGTGGTGACAAAATTTTGTCAAGCTTTTCAGTAACAATCTTGATATTAGAATGTTTATCCTCACAGGATTCTCTAGATCCATCTTCAGATCCATGTTTGGATTGGAAGTTTGAATCTATTGCACACGTCACATTGCTCAAAGTTCCAGATTCAACAACTTCTGGCAGCCTCTCGACCTCAATTTTACTATTTGATGGCCTCCGAACATGAGCTGGTCTGAGCAACATTCCACGTTTTGTCCTTGAAAAGCTGATGGATTCCTTTCCAGAATTTGCCCCATCTCCTCCATCAGCACCGTCCCTAGGTACAATGCTAGGAACAACAAAGGATTTATCAAGCGCTTTTTCATAAGATCTTGCATTCAAACCTACTGAAGGACTCTGCTTCTGAGATGGCAGACAACTCATATCCTTTGAATCCAATGGGGGTGCCACTTTTGGAGAATTGAAGGACTCAGCTCTCTGTGAAGCAACAGGCTTTCCACCAGTAGCTTTGAAAAGAAGACAAAACAGCACATCAGGGAAAGTTGGATTAAAATGACagaaataaatgccaaaaagcATTGACATATCCATAATAGATCACTTTTTAGATTAGCGCTTGTGTGTCAAATTAAACTCCTATGCAAATTTCTATCTTCAGTATACCTTCTCAATGTCCTAGCCTCCTAGGCCTTGACATCATATTAACTTGGGTAGAACCAAATCCCTATCTCCATAGATCAGAAACCAGAACAGCTCTGAATTACGCAAGCCCAGACTTAGTTCAGAATAAAAAAACCAGTTAAACTTTGACCACAATTGAACACAAGCTACAATATGCCTTCAGGTGCAGTTTTCTCAATGCAAGCTGTACCCACACTTAACATGGGCTGGACTATACTAATCTCTGGGTCTAAGGTACATAATCTGCTGCAAAAGACAGCAATTTGTTGATACCCTTTCAAATACTAATGGATTATATAgaagtccccccccccccccccccccctccctttaAGTTTTGGCCCCAAAGGGAGGGGAAGGGGAGATTCAAAGATTATAGAGAAGCAATGATTCTGCCCCTTGTAATCAAAACTTTCAATATGATAAAAGCAAACAGATTTGGACCTTGATCATTAACCTACATTCATCTAGAAACTATTATGCTAAGTTAGCTCATTAGGTGcaattacaataatttataataCTTTTGACACAAGTATTTATACAATTACATAAAAGTTAATATACTTGAGCATTTTGTGGGCACTATGGTTGCTACAACTTTTTGATAATCACCACTGTCACTCTTGCTTGAACTCTGCACTCTTCTAACCTATGGTTGGCTAAACCAGGCCAAGACCTCCATTCCTCCATTGATTaagaaaaaccaacaaaaaacaCCCAGTATCTAGAAACTTGAATGTGTGTAAGAGAATAACCATAATAAACTTTCTGAAAAGATGATGAATAAGGAATTCAAATTCTGACTGGGGGCAAACCAAGCCAATCTCCAACATATGCTATAAATGACGTACTTTAACACTTGGGGGGTGGGGAGGGGTAAGAATGAGTTTAAATACAAACTCATAACTAGCAccacattttcttttatatatgttttctaatccttttttttcctcctctttttcTATATGTTTGTTAAGCAGCTTTGATACTCCATATTTATAAGTTGTGGGACCCCTCAAAAGTTCTACATTCTTGGATGTGGACCATGTTTATGATATTAAAAACTGAGGACCTATGTTGAATAATCAATTGTTTCAAAGTGtaacatttctaaaaaaaacaaataacaacttACAATCCACGTATATGTTCTTTATCTCTTTTGTATCATAATCTGGAGACACGCACCGCAAGCCTGAAGTTGACCTGAGACCAGTTCCTCCTTTCTCTAAAGAATGACTTCCCTGGAAATTAAGATTAATTTTCTGCTCTGTATTGTCATTTTGCTCAGGTCTTGAAGTAGACCCATATGGCTCAATAAGCTGCCATAAAGAATATAACTTAAATTGACTTAATGGTACAgagaaaattaaagagataaggaAAAAGGGGGAAAAGGTTACAAGGAAAGATAACAGTACCGATATATCTGCTACCCAAACTCCAACAGAATTGCGAAAGTATGAGCAAGCCAGAAGTTTTCCGTCATTAATGCATTGGTCACCAAGTGTTGACCATCCCATATCAACAGCATCATGACAAATTACAGGCTCCCATGAGTAAACCTACAATTACCAAGCTTGGATGTGATGTTTAGGTACCATcttcatacaatttcatttaactACATGACAATGACAATCCAAACCTTCAAACTATCTTCCAACCCAGAAAGTAGGGTCCTTCCGTCGGGATGAAAGGTGATTGCCCGTACTCCTGTAGACTGGAAAGGGGTTAACTAATTTTGTTAGAGAAATTGGATGCAATCCATATCCaagtattataaaattaaaaaaaataaataaataattaaaaggtTGGCATAGAGGACAGAAGAAAAGGAGGCCTGGTACATGTCTTTTGCATTTAAGGGTAATCCCAGCATAAGATTGAACTTCCAAGATACTTAAAGTGACTACGCAACTTCAATTTTAAAGAACAAATAATGTCAGATACCTCAGGTCTAGTAGATCCAATTAGTTCAAAAGTTTCCAAATCCCAGAATTTCACTGTTCTGTCTGCTGAACCTGTAAAATGAATCATATTAATACGTTATGAAAAGCTTACTAATtactaaataaacaaattagcGAGAATACACTGATTTCAGGAGGCAGACAAAAGGAAATCAGAAGAATGGGTACATCTATATGTACTTGagacaaaaactaaacaaatcTAACATAACCAACAAAAACTAACAACCTCTACACTGTTAAAAAGAAATCAAGTCAGATGCTGTACCTGTGGCCAGGAGAAACTCGAGGGGATGGAAATCTAGGGACCGAATGTGACCTTGATGGAATTTAAAATCGTGCAAGAGCTTTCCAGCAGTTAGATCCCAAACCTGTTCAATAGACAGTGTGATAAGAAGAAAGCAGCAAACAACATTAACATTGATGATAagataattttattgttaattgACCTTGACAACGTTATCGAATCCACCAGAAACTACCCAACGACCGTCAGGAGTGAATTTGATAGTAGTAATGCCTCGAGTGTGTCCTTTGTATGTGTGAATGCATCCTTTCTTTCTAATATCCCATATCTTTAGATTAGTATCCACTGAACCAGATGCAAACAACTCTCCAAATGGATGAAATTCAACAGCACTACAGTTATTGGATCTGTGTCCACTAAGAGTTCGAACCACTACACTTAGAGAATAGCAatcaaacaataataattacttTCATATTCTTCTTCTGCAGCATAATTAATTGcataatgaaatgaaaaaggaaatgGACTTTAACTCTTTACTTCCTCCAAATCCCATAGCTTTATAACACCATTAGAAGCTCCAGCCAGCACCAAAACTTCATCAAAAGCTACACATTCAACTGGAGTTGTATGTCCACACAAGGTctgtataaaaacaaaattgattacTAATTTAGCAAGAAATATAATGAAAGTATCCTCCCCCTCCTATTACCATTAAAGAATTGGGTTTCCCAATGCTCCAAAGATTAACTTTATGGTCATCACCACCGGTTACAAACAGACGACAAGCCTTCTTCCCAATATTGACGCAGTTCACAGTGGCAGTGGTGGAATGAGCCACAaattcctctgtttttttttttcagtcaaaTCACACAAACAGTAAACTGATTTCTGAACTTACTTATTAAACAAACTCTAAAGCTTCTTTTACTCTTAAGTTGCTGAGAGacaaagtaaaagcaaaaaagaagaagaagaagaagctgaaaCAACAGTTCAGTAGAAAAGCAAAGTAAAACCCTAAACAAAAGGATACGTAGCTTATATCCACGCTTCGCCATTTTTTGCCGAATTCCAGAGCTAAAACGGAGATCCAGAAACTTGCTTTTATTGCTTCacaggaaaaggaaaaggtttTATTGCTGAGGAAATTGAAATCcgcagagagagaaagagagagacagttCAGAGGGAAAAAGGAAATGGTAATTTGGAGTCGCTCATCACTCACGGACCCGGACCCGGACCCGGACCCCACACCCCAGGCTCCTCCtccaaatccaaaataacaaaataccaaaaacaagGTAAGTGTGTGTTGTTCTGAGTCTGACCacctctctctgtctctctgctcaattttcattttatttatccaagctttcttttgttttcctaCTTCCTAATTACGTAAAtgccctttcttcttttttcttttgtgattctttgatttttttttttttttttttttttccctcagtCCTAATTAGGGATCATTTGGTAACGTTATTCTAGTAATattgttcatattttttataaaaaaaatgtggatgaaaaaatttgtaaaaatatgtataatattatttaaaaactaaaatgtgTTAGTTAAAATGTCATACCAAACGCCCCTAGATTTTAAGGAAGACaagttgttttgatttttagacAACaaatatgttttgattttttagttctgctgttttgattgttttgatCTTAGACAACaaatatgttttgatttttttttatataatgtaAATATAGTATTTCTTTTTAGTTTCCACTTTTCAcaccaaatattaaaaatttaaaaaaaattattattacttttcttataaaccatttatttttgagagtaaataataaaatagaatgtTACGGaatatacaatattatatatatatatatatatatatactagttataGGCTCATGCGTTGCacagttttatgaaaaaaaaacttataaaatatatgtataaataattattataacaaaatagGTACTAATTTGTTAGTGACTTGaagtattgttaaaaataatatcaatgattaaaaaatgttagaagtgtttttttcatttggaaTATATTTGAATACTTATTTGTACACTATGTTTTTAGAGTATCCTTATTCTTCTTTGTCATTGTTCTTTATTAAAATCTTTagatatagtattaaaaaaattggtcacTTTTAAGAGATagaactattttttattatgccCATGCGATGCAtggcttaataaaaaatattttgataatataattaaatttaataacaaataaaatgaaaaaataattaattcaaaatttaagattaaaaaataaattgtacttgtacacttaaaaaaaattaatttttatttcttattttgaattttttttttttttttttttttgagaaaccaataagaaaattttattaagctaaatcaaacaataaaacatcatccaaatcACGTGGAAGGTCTTCCATCCACACATCAGTATCTGCAGATACAACTGCTCAACGTGTAAGGGCATGAGCTAACTTATTACCCTCACGTTGAACATGAACAAAGTTACAGCAAGATAAAGAAGATGACAGTAATCTAGTTTCATCAATAATATGCCCATATGGAGTCTTAGACCGCTTTGAGGAATTAACAACTTTGATTACTTGCAGAGAATCACCCTCCACCACAACCCGAAAAACGTTGATTTCCTTGGCAAACAAGACTACCCTACGAGTAGCTTGGGCCTCCACCATCACCGCTGAGCCAGGGAACCTAATCTTTTGGCTGAGCGCACTGATCACCAAGCCTGTCGAGTCTCTGACCACCACCCCTAAGCCGGCACTACCTTGCTCCTCAAAAACTGCCCCGTTAAAATTGATTTTGTACACACTTTCATCTGGTGGTGACCATTTAATCACTTCCTTGGGTACTGGCCGATGCAAGGGATGCTTCTGAATATCTATGAATTCTCTCAAAAAATCTAAAGCTCTGCTCACCACGTCACCCACGTCCCAAACCAGCTGAAGCAATCTTTTTCTGTTCCTTCGCTCCCATATCGCCCAAGCTATCATGGAGAATAGAGCAACCTAAGAAGGGGTTGCGTTCTGCAGCAAGTAACAAAATAGATCTTCAAAAGTCAAAAGTTTTTGAGAGCGAAGGAATGAAAAGGATTGAGTGGACATCCAAATCGGCTTGACATCATCACAGAGCCATAGTGCATGGATACTATCCTCCACCTCGACTTCGCACAACCTGCAATGACCATCAGTTGCTACAACGCTTTCCCAGATTTTTCTTTGCAGGCAAAGACTCACCAACAGCTCTCCAAATGAAATGGCGCACTTTGTTGGGTATTACCATCCTTCAAACCCCCTTCCAGAGCCTTTTACTAGCTTCAGTACTAGATGAACTCGGCTGGTTTTGGGCTTGAGCAGCTACCAGGAGTCGATATGCTGAACGCACTGAGTAACTTCCATCCAGGGTATAAGGCCAGATCAGTAAATCAGTGTTATGGTGCTTGCTAAGGGGAATACTCTTAATACCATCAGCTTCCCATGGTAGAAAGTGTCTGTCAATGAGCTCAAAATCCCAAGTCTTAGTGCCTGAAATGAATAAATCTTGGACTACATTCAAAGATTGATCTAGCCGAGGAGACAAAACCTTCCCACTCCCTGGAGAAGGAAGCCACCGATGCTGCCAAATCTGAATATCCTTCCCATCCCTAATCCTCTAGAAAGCTTCATTAGAGATCACATCCCTGGCCAACATGATGCTCTTCCAAGCATAAGAACATCTTGGGTTTTGAACAGCCTCAAAAATATCACCGGAGGGAAAATATTTAGCTCTAAAAAACCCTATATAGTAAAGTCTCCTTTTCATGGTATAGATGCCACACTTGCTTCCCAAGCAAAGCATCATTGAATTGGCATAAATCCCGGGACCCCATACCTCCTATCGACTTGGAAGAGCAAAGCGTCTTCTAATTGACCCAGTGAATTTTCCTAGCACTGTTTGAGcacccccaccaaaatttccaaATCATCGCCTCAATATCTTTGAGAAGACCCACAGGTAAGCGAAACACACTCATGGAATATGTTGGGATCGATTGTACCGCGGCCTTTATCATCACTTCTTTTCCTGCTTGAGATAGCAActtctccttccacccttgcATTTTGGCCCAAATACGCTCCTTAATTTTAGTGAAACAAGCTTTTTTCTAGCAACCCACAAACGAAGAAAGCCCCAAATCCTTCTCGTAATCTCTTATGACTGGAACACCCAACAACACTCTTAAAGTCTCCTTTACCTCCTCAAAAGTGTTTTGACTAAAAAAAGCTATAGTTTtctcttattttgatattaaaataatttgttttagtattgattttattcaaatggtTATAAGTTATATCAACCCTAAACCAACATATGTATCCATATGTaacattctaaattaataataaataaaaatataatactctaacttaatgtaacattctaacttactaataaataaatataacaccctaacttaaagtaatgtttgtaattgtattgTGTTTTAACCTTTAagaacacatttttttaatcataaaaataaaaaataaaaataaaaacacagatattaatattacacacgaaaaaataatgaattcaataattgaaacggttgaaaacaaaattaagccaaaacctcaattcagtaatgaaaaaatatccaaattttttagcttaaaaaaatagagttaaGTAAAGATAGACTTACATAGAAATTTGGACTGATGAATTCTCTTGTATCCAATTTCATGTTTGACAacaaattttgcttttaattaaagaatatagattacatggaacaaagcaccaaaccaaaaccataacaaattaaatccattataaaatattgatgttaacaacaaataatcatgtaataagaaattaaaaaatacaaatatattgttGATAAAAAGGTGTGATCAAAcatagaatttcaacctatctataaaacttgttgataaaaatcatatcatattatatataataaaaaggcaacaaatacacaaaatctattcaatttgatgaaaaaaaaagctaaacGTTATATATACAAAAGTAGGACCTCAAAAggaagatctatatctagaatTTGAATACTTCATTACTTATGGTATCATAGTGAAATATTAACACTCACAAACATAGCTGGCATCCCCTTGCAGATTTGATAGCCTCTGGATCTGTAAGATGCAACCACCAAACCATGAACATGTCGATTGAGCTTTTTTGTATGACAGgcttcaaaaattttaatagtaaaataataacattatcaccaaaaaaaaatggacaagatAAAGGTGGTGCACATAAGGGACTGCAACACCAACTTGTTTAAAGAGCAGTGTGCATAAGTAGAGGTCTTAAGAAGCTGACACCAATACCAATGGCAACAACATcctttagtacttttcctgtGACTCCAACCTaccaaaattttccaattaccaAAACTTCACATATTTCATGCCCAAATTAGATACTAATATCAGCTTTATATTACCCAAGAACCACTGCAGACTCTCTCAGAGAAGTCCTTGATCTTGTCCAGAGCACTCCAGACCTCGGGGACCATATTCTTTCCATCACTCTATATAACTGCATCCCTTGAAGCACTAACCTATTCTCCGTGCTGTTTATCTGAAGGCGCCaacaaaatgatgaaaaacaaatcacatcaattttcttgagaaaggaagaatataacaaataattgtaaagtaggtagtagaaataatgaaacaccaaaaaaactatgtgtatatatagtgggaattttaggttgtgaaaaagatgatatgaacaaaaagtaGTAGTTTAGGTGAAactcaaatacttttttttttttttactttattattaggaaaaagatgacataaaatgaaaatttatccacaaaaaaacaaaaaacgcaagaaaaaaaaaaagtaagttctatcttttttttccttttacgttttttaaagaaacgtaggaaaaaaaatacaaattcgatcccttttttcttttatgtttttctatctctcttttttatttaaattctatccttagataattctattttattgattttaggctttgttgataacattttagatagatACAATTGTTATAGTTGTAAATGAAATActactttctttcatttttatccaaaaaaatgtatatatctattattaaaatattaaaatttattaaaatttctgcaatttggtgaagctaCATGGTGCAACCATggcgtctaagcccaacttttattattatatatatatatatattaatggaaAGTAAATAGATAGAGAGtacattataatttattattaataagtagtatatcattttctattttagcaatatttatttttcttaaaatactAGTAAAACCAAATTTTATACGTAAGAGTGAGATGGTAGGCTCTGATATTAGCTTTGGGCATGTGGTCCTGCCTTTCTTGTGTGAGTCTTCCCTCGTAGCCATAGTCCATAGCTATAGGGGGTGGTTTTGGGTGGTCTAGATCATCTACCATTCCAGTATCTAGATTGGTGgaacataaatttaataatttgacactacaaaaaattactttatttattttattatctcactttacaaaacacctaACATCAGTGATtttgttttagcttttaacgcaataaaataatatataggtAGAGAgtacattataatttataactaatAAGTAGTAtatcattttctattttagcagtatttatttttcttgaaatacaagtaaaaccAAATTTTATACGAAAGAGAGAGATGGTAGGCTCTGACATTAGCTTTGGGTCAAGTGGGAGCCTTTTGGGTTGTGTGAGTCTTCCCTTATAGCCATAGTCCATAGCCATAAGGGGTGGTTTTGGGTGGTTTAAATCATCTACCATTCCAGTATCTAGATTGATGGAACATAAATTTAGTAATTTGGCACcataaaactattttatttattttactacctcactttacaaaacacctaACATTAGTGGTTTtgttttagctttcaacacaataaaataatataaacaataataaaataatatatctactacaataaataGCAATCATTACCACTagcacaataaaataatataacttttaataaaataatgtttttttaaccatcttagctacagtgcacatcaaTCTTTGGGTATGCACTCTTACTAGTTCATGGTGATTTGATCtacaccaaaatttaaaaaaataaaaataaaaaatgattggaTCTCATCATCATGTCATGTTATGGCTAAAGCTCTA contains:
- the LOC126725869 gene encoding katanin p80 WD40 repeat-containing subunit B1 homolog KTN80.1-like isoform X3; amino-acid sequence: MGFGGSKDVVVRTLSGHRSNNCSAVEFHPFGELFASGSVDTNLKIWDIRKKGCIHTYKGHTRGITTIKFTPDGRWVVSGGFDNVVKVWDLTAGKLLHDFKFHQGHIRSLDFHPLEFLLATGSADRTVKFWDLETFELIGSTRPESTGVRAITFHPDGRTLLSGLEDSLKVYSWEPVICHDAVDMGWSTLGDQCINDGKLLACSYFRNSVGVWVADISLIEPYGSTSRPEQNDNTEQKINLNFQGSHSLEKGGTGLRSTSGLRCVSPDYDTKEIKNIYVDSTGGKPVASQRAESFNSPKVAPPLDSKDMSCLPSQKQSPSVGLNARSYEKALDKSFVVPSIVPRDGADGGDGANSGKESISFSRTKRGMLLRPAHVRRPSNSKIEVERLPEVVESGTLSNVTCAIDSNFQSKHGSEDGSRESCEDKHSNIKIVTEKLDKILSPRTPSNQESCDESLNCSKGISPVKMVNGVAVVQGRTRSLVERFEKRERFNSIEDQASTMSRVMPEADRTPTLVKGEPQTSGRDSPSSNDKDVTEDLMQTHELFLSTLRSRLTKLQVVRHFWERNDIKGAISALMKLPDLSVQADVISVLMEKMEILTLDLFSCLLPVLLGLLDSKVERHASLSLEMLLKLVAVFGPVIRSTVSAPPAVGVDLHAEQRLECCNQCFIQMQKIQKILPALVRKGGLLAKCAQELNLVLQE
- the LOC126725869 gene encoding katanin p80 WD40 repeat-containing subunit B1 homolog KTN80.1-like isoform X4; the encoded protein is MGFGGMVRTLSGHRSNNCSAVEFHPFGELFASGSVDTNLKIWDIRKKGCIHTYKGHTRGITTIKFTPDGRWVVSGGFDNVVKVWDLTAGKLLHDFKFHQGHIRSLDFHPLEFLLATGSADRTVKFWDLETFELIGSTRPESTGVRAITFHPDGRTLLSGLEDSLKVYSWEPVICHDAVDMGWSTLGDQCINDGKLLACSYFRNSVGVWVADISLIEPYGSTSRPEQNDNTEQKINLNFQGSHSLEKGGTGLRSTSGLRCVSPDYDTKEIKNIYVDSTGGKPVASQRAESFNSPKVAPPLDSKDMSCLPSQKQSPSVGLNARSYEKALDKSFVVPSIVPRDGADGGDGANSGKESISFSRTKRGMLLRPAHVRRPSNSKIEVERLPEVVESGTLSNVTCAIDSNFQSKHGSEDGSRESCEDKHSNIKIVTEKLDKILSPRTPSNQESCDESLNCSKGISPVKMVNGVAVVQGRTRSLVERFEKRERFNSIEDQASTMSRVMPEADRTPTLVKGEPQTSGRDSPSSNDKDVTEDLMQTHELFLSTLRSRLTKLQVVRHFWERNDIKGAISALMKLPDLSVQADVISVLMEKMEILTLDLFSCLLPVLLGLLDSKVERHASLSLEMLLKLVAVFGPVIRSTVSAPPAVGVDLHAEQRLECCNQCFIQMQKIQKILPALVRKGGLLAKCAQELNLVLQE
- the LOC126725869 gene encoding katanin p80 WD40 repeat-containing subunit B1 homolog KTN80.1-like isoform X1, yielding MAKRGYKLQEFVAHSTTATVNCVNIGKKACRLFVTGGDDHKVNLWSIGKPNSLMTLCGHTTPVECVAFDEVLVLAGASNGVIKLWDLEEVKMVRTLSGHRSNNCSAVEFHPFGELFASGSVDTNLKIWDIRKKGCIHTYKGHTRGITTIKFTPDGRWVVSGGFDNVVKVWDLTAGKLLHDFKFHQGHIRSLDFHPLEFLLATGSADRTVKFWDLETFELIGSTRPESTGVRAITFHPDGRTLLSGLEDSLKVYSWEPVICHDAVDMGWSTLGDQCINDGKLLACSYFRNSVGVWVADISLIEPYGSTSRPEQNDNTEQKINLNFQGSHSLEKGGTGLRSTSGLRCVSPDYDTKEIKNIYVDSTGGKPVASQRAESFNSPKVAPPLDSKDMSCLPSQKQSPSVGLNARSYEKALDKSFVVPSIVPRDGADGGDGANSGKESISFSRTKRGMLLRPAHVRRPSNSKIEVERLPEVVESGTLSNVTCAIDSNFQSKHGSEDGSRESCEDKHSNIKIVTEKLDKILSPRTPSNQESCDESLNCSKGISPVKMVNGVAVVQGRTRSLVERFEKRERFNSIEDQASTMSRVMPEADRTPTLVKGEPQTSGRDSPSSNDKDVTEDLMQTHELFLSTLRSRLTKLQVVRHFWERNDIKGAISALMKLPDLSVQADVISVLMEKMEILTLDLFSCLLPVLLGLLDSKVERHASLSLEMLLKLVAVFGPVIRSTVSAPPAVGVDLHAEQRLECCNQCFIQMQKIQKILPALVRKGGLLAKCAQELNLVLQE